Below is a genomic region from Prolixibacteraceae bacterium.
ACTTTATTCCATATCGCCTCACGCGTTGGGATGTCCGTTTAAGGGACAGGATCCTACACATGCGTAATACTTCTACTCTCTAAGTGATCGTAACGATCTTCTCAGAGTATAGTGTAGCACCTGTCATTTTCCATTTTTTTACTTGTTCATAATACGTCAATCCATCAGGGTAGTTGGCATCATTCGTTTTATGGCTTATTAGTAATATAGTTTTATTCCTCATGCGGAGCATAAGAGATAAAGGCTCTGTGGAATAGTATTTTATGATTTGGAAAGAATATATCATGACCATAAACAATAGATCATATAAAAACGGTTTTCTTGGTTTCCCTTCAACATTAACAGACGAGTATAACTCACGTCAAGCTCAAGGGTTTGATATTGGGCGAGTTATCGAAGAGCATAAACAACGATATATAGTAGAGACTGAAACAGGAGTTGTTGAAGCAGAGGTGATTGGCAACCTACTTTATACAGCGCTATCGAGAGAGGATTTTCCTGCCGTAGGTGACTGGGTTGTTTTGATGCCTTACGATGAGGATAAAGCGATTATTCATGAGGTACTACCTCGATTCAATACCCTTTCGAGAAGAGATCATTTGGTTGCAACAAATATTGATGGGGCTTGTATTGTGACTACCCCCAATAGGGACTTTAGTATGGCACGATTGGAGCGATATGTATCGCTATGCCATCAATCAAATATCACTCCATTTATTGTGGTGAATAAGATTGATCTAGTATCTAGTGAAGATATTAACACCATACGTGAAGATATTGGTTCTTTGGCCACTAGCTTGTTTATAAGTTGTGTGGATAACATTTCAACAGAGGAACTAAAAGCCTGTTTTCAACCAACAAAAACCTATATCATGTTAGGTTCATCTGGGGTTGGAAAGACATCAATCATTAATCATATTTTAGGGACACCACTGTTGGCGACCCAAGAGATCAGTGAGAAGGTACAACGTGGAAAGCATCAAACAACCTCTCGTCATCTATTAGAGTTACCCAATGGTAGTTATTTGATAGATAACCCAGGTGTAAGAGAGGTGGGAATAGCTGATCACAAAGAGGGAATCGAGCAGACCTTTGATCAGATAGAAGCTTTATCGTCACAATGCTATTATGGCGACTGTAGCCATCAACATGAAAGAGGATGTGCTGTGACACAAGCAGTTTCTGACGGGACTCTATCCGAAGGTAGCTATCAACACTACTTAAAGTTAATTAAAGAGGCGTCGCACTATGAGGCAACATCTTTAGAGCGAAAGCAAAAAGGGAAGCAGTTGAGTAAGCTGATTCGAAAGGTGAAGAACCGATAGGTTCAGAGAGTTATTGACATTAAAAGGGGGCCAATAAGCCCCCTTTTTAATAACAACACTTTATACAGAAATAGTTTTAGTCACGTCCAAATGGCTAAATCATTCTACAAAAGTGAGTCAAAAAGTTTTACCAATTCAGGATCTGATGGTCTTGGAGCATCAGCAGTTACGATATTACCTTTAGGGTCGACAAGTAGGAAAGTAGGATAACCTCTTACACCAAATGCCTTAGTAAAGCTCTTGTCCATATTGGCAAAAAGCTGAACCCCACCTAATTTCTTGTCTTTGATCATATCGACCCATTTCTGATGATCTTTTTTCGAGTCATAAGAGATACTAACAAATTCGATGTTTTTTCCATGATATTTTTTCTCGATCGTCTTTAGGTATGGAATCTCTTGTTTACAATATATACACCATGTTGCCCATATATCGATGTAAACATACTTTCCTTTCAGGTCGCCTAAAGAGGTCTTACCACCTTTTAAATTCTCAAAGTCAACGAATTTTGGCGCAGGTTTTCCTTTCGACAAATCTCCTTCTGTTAAGCGATATTCTCTTACCTTATTAACTACAGGACCAGTAATATTCACACGAGCGAAGTTCTTTGTTACTTTACTGATAGAGCTAATATAGATTGAATCTTGGCTTATCTCCTTGGCTCTTTCGGAGAAGTTCTCCGTGTATTCTTTCTTTGATGTTTCAGCGATATCAATAGTTTTAACATCCTTCAATTTATCTTTATAGGACAATGCATCAACATATGCATTTTTAAGAAGATCATTCTCTTTGGTTAAGTCATTTGAGAATGTCATTGTACTAAAATCATCTTTAGTGAACTTAACATCGACCTCTTTGTCGTTCTTTAAGTAGACAAAAGTAAAGTCTTTCTCTCCTATGATTGCAAGTAATCCTCCATTGTCTTTATTAAACCTAATGGTATCCATGAATATGCCACGCTCATTTCTTGTGATTATCTGAGACTTACTCCCCAATACTTGCACACGTAATGAGTCACTTGGATAACTATCGGCATGTACTGTTAGTAGTGCATAATCTCGTGGTGGAGTGTTAGCACAGGATGCTAGAATAATTATTAAAATTAAAAAACTTAAATTCTTAAGTGTCTTCATAACATTGCTATTTAGTGGCAGCCTTATCCTATTGAATCAAAGTCTGCAATTAATATCATATATTGAATTACGGGGGAAGGGTAGTCGATATGGAGATTGTTTTCAAGAAAAGACATTCGGTATAACCTATTGCCAACAAATATGCAAAATCATTAATTATAACAGCACAAAGTAGCAATTTGAAAGCATATCATCCATATAAATACTGATGTAGAAACAAATGAATAAAATATTTGTTGCAAACACCACATAAATAATCTTTATTTTGATCATTTAACAAGAGTAAACATCACCTAAAATCCTATTGTATGAAATCGAATTCATTGGGATCATTACTCTGTATCGGGTATTAGGGTATAGGATTTTGAAAAGTGACAGATTTACATTGCTACATGTAAAAGGTTAAAATCCTTGGATAGTACATTTAGTGCATTGCTCTCACATACATATATTGACAGTTTTAAGCAGATTCTCTACCTCCTGACGATATTTAAAGATTCTATATTCTTTATACATGAAGTATCATTCCATCAAAACAGCTATCTATTTACAATACAATTATCTGTTAATTAAACAGAACTAAATCGTACTCTAATATGTTCTGATTCTTAGGTAGGCATTGATGTCCATGCAATAATGGGCAAGGCATATAAATATATGAAACAATAAATGACTTTGCAGAGATGAAAAAGAAAAACAATAGGTTTTTATGGTTAGCCATCGTAATCTTAATATTCTTGGGATTGGATAAATTTAGGGGTACTCCAGATAGTGAAGTTCCCTATCCAGATATCAATAACCAACAACGCGGAAAAGCAGCTGTGTTTAAAGGGAGACCAATACCATATCATGAAATATTCTTGGCTTGGAGAAATTGGACTGACCTCCATCTTATTATTTACAATGATCTAAATAGTTTGATATCTGCCGATGATTGGGCTGATCTTAAAAGCAATGTCGATAAGATAAAGAAGGAGAGTGGGGCGGATTATGTTGTATTTAATGGCCCTAGATTTTGGGTTCTTGATGAAATTGGGGCAGGTAAATCAGTGCCTATAGGAGATATCATGGGTCATAAGATGCTTATTCCTGCATTTTTTACCATGAGTATGAAAGCGATGAAAGATAGAAAACCTTATCATGAAATAAAGATGAATCGTTTGACCAAATACACCTATTATGCAAATGATTATATATACAAATTAATTTCTCCAAACGGAACTCAATATGTAATGCAGGCGGCTTCGAAGGAGATACTAAAGGATCTTAGTCTTGAAGATCTAAAAGGGTTAGGTGATCGCATGAAGGAGTTGCCTGAGGGTTGGAAGTATGAGGTAGAATGGATAGAGGAGGAGTTTGTAAATATCTCAACTGGGCATACAATTATAGTGCAAGATGAATTTCGTAATACCTATCAGATTGCACCTGATCTTAAATAAGATAGGCAACCAGATAAACAGAGAGGTAAACAAAATATCTTTCCTCTCTGTTTAGTCATCTAATGTGCGGTTATAGTAGTGGATCCAATAGTTCTATTAATTTAGGATTAGTAGGTTTTGGGGCATTTGCTGTTACAATATTTCCTTGTGGATCAATGAGTATGAATGTTGGGAAAGAATTTGTTGCATATGCCTTCATTAATTCATCATCACCATTGGCAAAAAGATGTACTCCTGAGAGCTTCTCCTTTTTTACTCTTTTCATCCAACGATCATGATGCCTCTTTTGTGCAAGATCGATGTTCACATAAGTAATATTCTTATCTTTATAACGCTTCTCTATCTCTTTAAGTGGGGCTACTTGTTTCCTACAAGCCCCACAATTAGATGATGAGATCTCTACTAATAGATATTTACCTTTTAAGTCTTCCATCGATATTTTACCACCACTATAATTTTCATAATTGACAAATTTTGGGGCAGGCTTACCCTTCGACAGATCTCCAACAGTCAATCGTTGATGGCGGATTCTATCTTGAACAGGGAATAGTATGGTTATTGCAGCATTATTGCCTACTGTCATCTTTACAACTCTTTTATAGATCGGATCTTTGGATATTAAAGTTCCTTTGCTTTCGTACTCTTTTACAAATTTGTCGACTTCCTCTTTCGCTTCTTCGATGGTCTCTATCATTTCCACCTTGTCCTTATACTGATTAAGCTCTTTGTCCACTTCAGTAAATAGGTTGTTCTCCTTCGCAAGATCTTTATCAAATGTGGCTAGCGATAGGTTGTCTCCTGTTACATTCATCACCACACTCTTATTCTTTTCGATATATACGAATCTTATAGTCTTATTTGCAAACAAGAGAACTTGATCACTATTCTGTTTCTTAAAATGTATTGTATCACAGAATTCTCCATTAGAATCTCTCTTTAATACCTTCACCTTTCTTCCTATTCGTGCACGAATCTCTTTTAACGAAGAATCTTCTGTTTTAATGGTTAGTAGCGCACAATCCTTCGGTGGTGTTTTGTCGCAAGAAGCCAACATAAGGATGGCAAATAGTAAGGTAATTTGTTGTAATGTTTTCATCATCGTTTGAAATTTAGTATTAGTTTATATGATTTTAAGTTTGTTTTAGTTGTCAAAAAGGGGCTATCATTTCATCTTATAGCAGAGCGTCTAACAATTTGACCAATTTAGGATTAGAGGGGCGAGGGGGATTTGCATTCACAATATTCCCTTGGGGGTCGATAAGAACAAATGAAGGCACTCCCATTTTCTCATATGCATGCATTAGATAACGATCACCATTTGCGAATAACTGTATCACAGGGAAGTCTTTTTTGGACATCACCTCTTTCCACCAATCATGGTCCTCTTTTCTATTGTAATTGATATTTACAAAGGCGATGTTTTGATGTTGGTATTTCCTTACTATACTCTTTAAGTAAGGTAATTCTTTTCGGCAGGGGCCACAGTTGATCGTTGAAAATTCGAGGTACACATACTTTCCTTTTAAATCATCTAGAGAAGTGGTTCCTCCATGAAGATTTTCATAATCGATAAACTTT
It encodes:
- the rsgA gene encoding ribosome small subunit-dependent GTPase A, giving the protein MIWKEYIMTINNRSYKNGFLGFPSTLTDEYNSRQAQGFDIGRVIEEHKQRYIVETETGVVEAEVIGNLLYTALSREDFPAVGDWVVLMPYDEDKAIIHEVLPRFNTLSRRDHLVATNIDGACIVTTPNRDFSMARLERYVSLCHQSNITPFIVVNKIDLVSSEDINTIREDIGSLATSLFISCVDNISTEELKACFQPTKTYIMLGSSGVGKTSIINHILGTPLLATQEISEKVQRGKHQTTSRHLLELPNGSYLIDNPGVREVGIADHKEGIEQTFDQIEALSSQCYYGDCSHQHERGCAVTQAVSDGTLSEGSYQHYLKLIKEASHYEATSLERKQKGKQLSKLIRKVKNR
- a CDS encoding TlpA family protein disulfide reductase produces the protein MKTLKNLSFLILIIILASCANTPPRDYALLTVHADSYPSDSLRVQVLGSKSQIITRNERGIFMDTIRFNKDNGGLLAIIGEKDFTFVYLKNDKEVDVKFTKDDFSTMTFSNDLTKENDLLKNAYVDALSYKDKLKDVKTIDIAETSKKEYTENFSERAKEISQDSIYISSISKVTKNFARVNITGPVVNKVREYRLTEGDLSKGKPAPKFVDFENLKGGKTSLGDLKGKYVYIDIWATWCIYCKQEIPYLKTIEKKYHGKNIEFVSISYDSKKDHQKWVDMIKDKKLGGVQLFANMDKSFTKAFGVRGYPTFLLVDPKGNIVTADAPRPSDPELVKLFDSLL
- a CDS encoding TlpA family protein disulfide reductase; translation: MMKTLQQITLLFAILMLASCDKTPPKDCALLTIKTEDSSLKEIRARIGRKVKVLKRDSNGEFCDTIHFKKQNSDQVLLFANKTIRFVYIEKNKSVVMNVTGDNLSLATFDKDLAKENNLFTEVDKELNQYKDKVEMIETIEEAKEEVDKFVKEYESKGTLISKDPIYKRVVKMTVGNNAAITILFPVQDRIRHQRLTVGDLSKGKPAPKFVNYENYSGGKISMEDLKGKYLLVEISSSNCGACRKQVAPLKEIEKRYKDKNITYVNIDLAQKRHHDRWMKRVKKEKLSGVHLFANGDDELMKAYATNSFPTFILIDPQGNIVTANAPKPTNPKLIELLDPLL